A window of the Miscanthus floridulus cultivar M001 chromosome 14, ASM1932011v1, whole genome shotgun sequence genome harbors these coding sequences:
- the LOC136503159 gene encoding extensin-like has translation MPARAPSPHPRAPSPRHLPAPAPPRPLPRPLPRTRPRVSRGAAMLPASEEPSASSSPTPGPCPRASTTQAPGAPHPAPAVLPPHADDASVVDGRLQPVHVIGTSSPASTSPRHISIC, from the coding sequence atgccggcccgcgccccttccccgcacccacgcgccccatctccgcgccacctccccgcacccgcgccccctcGCCCCCTCCCACGCCCCCTCCCGCgcacccgccctagggtttctagAGGAGCGGCGATGCTGCCGGCGAGCGAGGAGCCTTCAGCCTCTAGCAGTCCCACACCCGGCCCCTGCCCCCGCGCGtcgacgacgcaggctcccggcgccccgcacccggcccccgccgtcctgcccccgcacgccgacgacgcatCGGTGGTTGACGGCCGTCTTCAACCTGTGCACGTCAtcggcacctcgtctccagcctcCACTAGTCCCCGCCACATCTCGATCTGCTAG